CGCTTCCCGTGGCCATTTTGATCACAAATCGTTTCCAACTTTCATCAAACATTCCTCCCGAAACTGAATTGGAACTATCAAAGCGCATTAAATCAAACTTATCCTGAACGCCTACTACATCATACAGATAGACAATGGTTTCCAATGCCTCACGCTGGGCAAAATAATATTGGAATTCGGACATCATACCGTCCGATTTCTCCAACAAATGCGGAGTATCAAACCACCAACTGAGCAAGCTCCGAGTTGTGTCTGTCGCTCCCACATAACCACTCTCTCGGAACTCTTTAACCTTTTTGCGAAGCTGCGCTACCAACGGTGGTATGAGCTTATCCATTGTCGTTTCGCGCATTGATTCATCAGCCGGGAACCAACGAATATCAGGATCGAGAATGGCATGAGGGGAAGTTGGAAAATCTGGATGCAGGCCCATTATTTTTTGCCTCCTACGCTGACCTCAACGATCGTCATCGTATCATTGCCAAAGATGTCGACCACCTTTACGGCAATTTTGCGTCGTCCTGGAGGACATTCCCGAGCGACGCTAATCAGCTCTAAAGATCGATCCTTCTTGGTCCGGAAGCTTTGCCACTCATTTTCAAAGATGTATTCACCGGTCCATACCTCTTCATAATCAGCAAATGAAAGCTGCACCGGTTCTGTTGTTCCATCGATTTTTGTCTGAACGCCTTTACTTCGGTTAATTCGGATGATTTCACGTTTGCTCTCAAAATTAAAATCCACCGCCCAATAATCGATCCAATCGGTCCATTTTTGGGTCAAAACCTCACGAGTGACTATTCCTTTGGCGTCCTTGTTGACCTTTACGATTTGCCCCTTTTCCACAACTATTTTGCTGCCCTTGTTTTTTAAGGTCTCCTCGGCATGTTTTATTGAATCCTGAGAATAAAAAACGGAAAAGTCAGTCAACTTCACAGCTACCGTTGCAGGTTTTCCTTTCTTACCATCCTTTACAATGGGTTTAACTTCAATGGCCGCGACGTCATGGAAAACCACTTGATTTTTATCTACCGCGCGCTTGTCGAAGACTTCAGCAGGTATGATTTTGGGTGCAATGTCAATCCCCTTGCTACGTGCTTCATCCAAGACATTCGGGAATAATCCCATTTCGAACTCGAACCCGAGGATATCCACTTTGGTGATGTGTTTTTTTCTGCACTCAAGGATAATCTCTTCAACAAAAAGGCGAGAAACCGGTAAGTTGACTGGGCCGATTGCCACGAGTCTTCCTGCACGTTTACCATGAAAACAGGCAAAGTTGTCGACCTTTTCCGCTCGATATGCCCTCAAGATTAACTCAACAAATGCAGCTTCTTTTTCAGCGATTTTTTGTTGACGTTGTTCTTCGCGGAGATTCGGATTTACGCCTATATAATGTTGTCGCTCATATTTTCCCAAATTGAGGATTGCAAATGCACGATAATTTTTACCTTCACCCTTTAATTTGCGTTGGACATCAATCATGCGCTTTCGGGTCGTATGAATTGCGAACTTGCCCAAATCGCTAACTATCCATTTGCGACCCAGCTTTTCTGCAACTGCTGCTGTTGTGCCTGAACCGCAGAAGAAATCCGCTACAAGGTCACCCGGATTAGACGATGTTTTAACCATCCGTTCTACAAATTCTTCGGGTTTTTGGGTTGGATACTTTGTGTCTTCCAGTGCTTGTGAGTTGATTGGGCGAATGTCATCCCATAAACTTTGGGCGGGCTTACCCTCGCTTTCATCCAAATACTGTTTTCGCTGTATGCGTTGATCCTTGTTATCTGGGAAATATAGTTTCCCAGCCGCGTCCCACTCCTTCATCGTTTCCAATTTGAACGACCATCCATTTGCTGGTGGTTTATAACCCTTGTATTCGTAAATTAGAGAAGGACTATAAGACGGACTCGTTATGGCATGAAGACGATAACGTCTACCGTTCTGATCAGTGTAAACGAACTTGGATTTTACGTAAGGATCTTCCTCAGAATATGGAATATATGGTTGGTTGAATATGTATTTTTCTCGGGACTTTGCATAAAAATAAATTGTATCCGTTGATGAACCAAATTTTCTACTTTGATTTAGGATGCCAGTTCTCCGCTTCCAAACGATTTCATTTATTAATGAACTAACCCCGAACACCTCATCAAGGCATAATTTAATAAATGCCGAAACGCGGTAATCACAATGCACATAAATACTTCCATCTTCAGCAAGCAAATCTCTCATAAGAGCCAACCGTTCATAGATCATCGCGATAAAAGAATCAGCTCCTCTACCCCAAGTGTCTCGATAAGCAATTTCTTCGAGGATAGTAGGTTTCTTGGTAAAAGTGTCTCCTCCAATCTGAATATCCATTGAAAAATCGGCCCCCACATCAAACGGTGGATCGATGTAAATTAACTTTAAACCGCCCTGTTTTTCTATTTCTTCCCTCATTGGACCGTTTTTGAGGGAAGACAAAATCAGTTTATTGTCACCCCATATAAGTTTGTTGGTCCATCCTTTAAGTTGTCGTCCTCGTTCATCGAATAAACCCATTTGCAAAACAGCATCTGCTGGCTTTTCGGCTCTTGGTTCGTCCACCTGTTCAATGGTTTGAAAAGGTAGCACAATATTGCAAACCTCGTTGGTCTTGCCATTCCAAACCAATTCAACCTCGCGCTTCTCAGCAAAGAGCAGAAATCGATATTTTTCCGGCAGTGGTTTGTCTGCTTCAATGAATCGGATAATTTCTTGTTGTTCCTGTTCAGTCAAACGTGGCATGGGAATCCCTTTTTTAGCCAGTTAAAGGGTTCTGAGCATCAATTAATGCGGTAAGGCTTTGAAAGGCTATAAAAAATACACTTTATTTGAGATTTCGGTTGCATTTTGTTTTTATTTTTCAACTATGTCAAGAACTACATAATATCATTCTCTTTTTATCGCTTTTTATATCTCGGCAAAATCATTCCCCCAAATCCCTCCACCCCGCCTCCATCTATATATATTAATCCCCAATAGACCACCAAACCCACCCACCTAAATCCATCAACCCAACCAAGGAGGCAAATCCATGCTCAATTCCTGCATTTTAACCGGCAACCTGGGCGCCGACCCCGAGATTTTCTATTCCAGCGACGGCGACCCGATAGCCACATTCAACCTGGCATTCCGGTCATCCAAGAAAAAGACCGGCTGGATCAAGATCACCTGCTTTCAAAAACTGGCAGAAATCACCGAGCGTCATCTGCACAAAGGCGCCCGCATCGCTGTGGCCGGCATCTTGGACCAGAATAAATGGGAAACCGATGAGGGCGTCACCCGGTCATCGATCCAGCTCATTGCCAATACCATCGAGTTTATCAAAACAGACGGCAGGGGATTTGGCGACAACCCAGCCGATGATGTCCCTATCTGAACCACAAGGAGGGCGATGAAAACAAGAACCGTTGAACTGATCATCGCAATTGGACTTGAGCTGCTCGACTGGCTCAAAATCATACTCACGGAGAAACGGAGGAACCATGACGGCAAAAGAGATACAAAAAAGAAACCAGAAGGCTGAACAACTTAAAGTGCTGCAAAGCGATGACGGCCAATACTTCGTTGAAAGCAGCGAGGGCAAGATTTTATACAACGTGATCATCAGCGATGCCGGAGATAGCTGCACCTGCGGAGACTATGCCCGCAATGTGAAAAAGTCACCCGATTTTAAATGCAAACACATCCTTGCCGTATACAACGCCATTCCCCAAAAGCAGGTCGAAGGGGCCACTTTCTTAGAACGGCAAGCTCCAAAACTGGATGAACGCTGGATCACCAAGATCGAGGGAAAGGAATTTGTCAAATATCCCGGCCTGCTCGATCTGGGACATCAAAAAGGGATTTCCAGCATCGAAGTTGAAATCGTTCAGATGCCCACCGGGGACAATGGGAACTTTGCTGTCTGTCGGGCAACCGTAATGTCAA
This Desulfatitalea tepidiphila DNA region includes the following protein-coding sequences:
- a CDS encoding site-specific DNA-methyltransferase; translation: MPRLTEQEQQEIIRFIEADKPLPEKYRFLLFAEKREVELVWNGKTNEVCNIVLPFQTIEQVDEPRAEKPADAVLQMGLFDERGRQLKGWTNKLIWGDNKLILSSLKNGPMREEIEKQGGLKLIYIDPPFDVGADFSMDIQIGGDTFTKKPTILEEIAYRDTWGRGADSFIAMIYERLALMRDLLAEDGSIYVHCDYRVSAFIKLCLDEVFGVSSLINEIVWKRRTGILNQSRKFGSSTDTIYFYAKSREKYIFNQPYIPYSEEDPYVKSKFVYTDQNGRRYRLHAITSPSYSPSLIYEYKGYKPPANGWSFKLETMKEWDAAGKLYFPDNKDQRIQRKQYLDESEGKPAQSLWDDIRPINSQALEDTKYPTQKPEEFVERMVKTSSNPGDLVADFFCGSGTTAAVAEKLGRKWIVSDLGKFAIHTTRKRMIDVQRKLKGEGKNYRAFAILNLGKYERQHYIGVNPNLREEQRQQKIAEKEAAFVELILRAYRAEKVDNFACFHGKRAGRLVAIGPVNLPVSRLFVEEIILECRKKHITKVDILGFEFEMGLFPNVLDEARSKGIDIAPKIIPAEVFDKRAVDKNQVVFHDVAAIEVKPIVKDGKKGKPATVAVKLTDFSVFYSQDSIKHAEETLKNKGSKIVVEKGQIVKVNKDAKGIVTREVLTQKWTDWIDYWAVDFNFESKREIIRINRSKGVQTKIDGTTEPVQLSFADYEEVWTGEYIFENEWQSFRTKKDRSLELISVARECPPGRRKIAVKVVDIFGNDTMTIVEVSVGGKK
- a CDS encoding single-stranded DNA-binding protein, which produces MLNSCILTGNLGADPEIFYSSDGDPIATFNLAFRSSKKKTGWIKITCFQKLAEITERHLHKGARIAVAGILDQNKWETDEGVTRSSIQLIANTIEFIKTDGRGFGDNPADDVPI